A stretch of Dama dama isolate Ldn47 chromosome 22, ASM3311817v1, whole genome shotgun sequence DNA encodes these proteins:
- the MPST gene encoding 3-mercaptopyruvate sulfurtransferase isoform X1, whose product MAEPGSREPETPACSPTVATAMASKQLFRALVSAQWVAETLRAPPAAQPLRLLDASWYLAKLGRDARREFEERHIPGAAFFDIDQCSDRTSPYDHMLPSAAQFSEYVGRLGVGTATHVVVYDASDQGLYAAPRVWWMFRVFGHRTVSLLDGGLRNWLRQGLPLSSGKSCPEPAEFHAVLDPAYIKTYEDIKENIESRRFQVVDARAAGRFRGTEPEPRDGIEPGHIPGTINIPFTDFLTEDGLEKSPEEIRRLFQDKKVDLSLPLVATCGSGVTACHVALGAYLCGKPDVPIYDGSWVEWYMRAQPEDVISEGRGKTH is encoded by the exons TCCGCGCGCTCGTGTCAGCGCAGTGGGTGGCCGAGACACTCCGGGCCCCACCGGCCGCGCAGCCCCTGCGGCTGCTCGATGCCTCTTGGTACCTGGCCAAGCTGGGCCGCGACGCGCGCCGCGAGTTCGAGGAGCGCCACATCCCGGGCGCCGCCTTCTTTGACATCGACCAGTGCAGCGACCGCACGTCGCCCTATGACCACATGCTGCCCAGCGCAGCGCAGTTCTCAGAGTACGTGGGCCGCCTGGGCGTGGGCACCGCCACCCACGTGGTGGTCTACGACGCCAGCGATCAGGGCCTCTACGCGGCGCCGCGCGTCTGGTGGATGTTCCGCGTGTTCGGCCACCGCACCGTATCTCTGCTCGACGGTGGCCTCCGCAACTGGCTGCGCCAGGGCCTCCCGCTGAGCTCGGGCAAGAGCTGTCCGGAACCCGCAGAGTTCCACGCGGTGCTGGACCCGGCCTACATCAAGACGTACGAGGACATTAAGGAGAACATTGAATCCCGGCGCTTCCAGGTGGTGGATGCCCGCGCCGCCGGCCGCTTCCGGGGCACGGAGCCCGAGCCCCGAGACG GCATCGAGCCCGGCCACATCCCTGGCACTATCAACATCCCCTTCACGGACTTCCTGACCGAGGACGGCCTGGAGAAGAGCCCCGAGGAGATCCGCCGCCTCTTCCAGGACAAGAAGGTGgacctgtccctgcccctggtggCCACGTGCGGCTCCGGCGTCACAGCCTGCCATGTGGCCCTGGGGGCCTACCTCTGCGGCAAGCCAGATGTACCCATCTACGACGGCTCCTGGGTGGAGTGGTACATGCGTGCCCAACCCGAGGACGTCATCTCCGAGGGCCGGGGGAAGACCCACTGA
- the KCTD17 gene encoding BTB/POZ domain-containing protein KCTD17 isoform X2, which produces MQTPGRAMRMEAGEAAPPAGAGGWGKWVRLNVGGTVFLTTRQTLCREQKSFLSRLCQGEELQSDRDETGAYLIDRDPTYFGPILNFLRHGKLVLDKDMAEEGVLEEAEFYNIGPLIRIIKDRMEEKDYTVTQVPPKHVYRVLQCQEEELTQMVSTMSDGWRFEQLVNIGSSYNYGSEDQAEFLCVVSKELYSSPHGLSSESSRKTKSAEEQLEQQQEQEVQVEADTQEKAQSSQDPANLFSLPPPPPPPPLPAGGPASSSSTSSSSWISPTPCLFPLCPCPGFLSACSHLHPGAALVPASCALHPGAPAPHPRAPCLPPPAPLLAPPASRAVGEGRSCTSSAPPAGHV; this is translated from the exons ATGCAGACGCCGGGAAGAGCGATGAGGATGGAGGCCGGTGAGGCAGCGCCGCCGGCGGGGGCGGGCGGCTGGGGCAAGTGGGTGCGGCTCAACGTGGGGGGCACGGTGTTCCTGACCACCAGGCAGACGCTGTGCCGCGAGCAGAAGTCCTTCCTCAGCCGCCTATGCCAGGGGGAAGAGCTGCAGTCCGACCGG GATGAGACGGGGGCCTACCTCATCGACCGTGACCCCACCTACTTTGGGCCCATCCTCAACTTCCTCCGGCATGGCAAGCTGGTGCTAGACAAGGACATGGCCGAGGAGG GGGTCCTGGAGGAAGCGGAATTCTACAACATTGGCCCGCTGATCCGCATCATCAAAGACCGGATGGAGGAAAAGGATTACACTGTCACACAG GTCCCACCCAAGCACGTGTACCGCGTGCTGCAATGCCAGGAGGAGGAGCTGACGCAGATGGTCTCCACCATGTCTGATGGCTGGCGCTTCGAGCAG CTGGTGAACATCGGCTCCTCCTACAACTATGGCAGTGAGGACCAGGCAGAGTTCCTATGTGTGGTGTCCAAGGAGCTCTACAGCTCCCCACACGGGCTGAGCTCCGAGTCCAGCCGCAAAACCAAG AGCGCGGAGGAGCAGctggagcagcagcaggagcaggaggTGCAGGTGGAGGCAGATACGCAGGAGAAAG CCCAGTCATCTCAGGATCCCGCTAACCttttctccctcccaccaccgcctcctcctcctccgctcCCCGCCGGAGGTCCTGCCTCATCTTCATccacctcttcttcctcctggatCTCACCTACACCCTgcctcttccctctctgccccTGTCCGGGTTTTCTCTCTGCCTGCTCACACCTCCATCCCGGGGCTGCCCTGGTCCCAGCCTCCTGCGCCCTCCACCCAGGCGCCCCGGCCCCGCATCCCAGAGCACCCTGCCTGCCGCCCCCTGCACCCCTTCTGGCACCTCCTGCCTCCCGGGCCGTGGGGGAGGGGCGCAGCTGCACCTCCTCGGCGCCCCCTGCCGGCCACGTCTGA
- the KCTD17 gene encoding BTB/POZ domain-containing protein KCTD17 isoform X3 yields MQTPGRAMRMEAGEAAPPAGAGGWGKWVRLNVGGTVFLTTRQTLCREQKSFLSRLCQGEELQSDRDETGAYLIDRDPTYFGPILNFLRHGKLVLDKDMAEEGVLEEAEFYNIGPLIRIIKDRMEEKDYTVTQVPPKHVYRVLQCQEEELTQMVSTMSDGWRFEQLVNIGSSYNYGSEDQAEFLCVVSKELYSSPHGLSSESSRKTKLLQARGTRM; encoded by the exons ATGCAGACGCCGGGAAGAGCGATGAGGATGGAGGCCGGTGAGGCAGCGCCGCCGGCGGGGGCGGGCGGCTGGGGCAAGTGGGTGCGGCTCAACGTGGGGGGCACGGTGTTCCTGACCACCAGGCAGACGCTGTGCCGCGAGCAGAAGTCCTTCCTCAGCCGCCTATGCCAGGGGGAAGAGCTGCAGTCCGACCGG GATGAGACGGGGGCCTACCTCATCGACCGTGACCCCACCTACTTTGGGCCCATCCTCAACTTCCTCCGGCATGGCAAGCTGGTGCTAGACAAGGACATGGCCGAGGAGG GGGTCCTGGAGGAAGCGGAATTCTACAACATTGGCCCGCTGATCCGCATCATCAAAGACCGGATGGAGGAAAAGGATTACACTGTCACACAG GTCCCACCCAAGCACGTGTACCGCGTGCTGCAATGCCAGGAGGAGGAGCTGACGCAGATGGTCTCCACCATGTCTGATGGCTGGCGCTTCGAGCAG CTGGTGAACATCGGCTCCTCCTACAACTATGGCAGTGAGGACCAGGCAGAGTTCCTATGTGTGGTGTCCAAGGAGCTCTACAGCTCCCCACACGGGCTGAGCTCCGAGTCCAGCCGCAAAACCAAG CTGTTACAAGCCAGAGGCACCCGGATGTGA
- the MPST gene encoding 3-mercaptopyruvate sulfurtransferase isoform X2, with translation MASKQLFRALVSAQWVAETLRAPPAAQPLRLLDASWYLAKLGRDARREFEERHIPGAAFFDIDQCSDRTSPYDHMLPSAAQFSEYVGRLGVGTATHVVVYDASDQGLYAAPRVWWMFRVFGHRTVSLLDGGLRNWLRQGLPLSSGKSCPEPAEFHAVLDPAYIKTYEDIKENIESRRFQVVDARAAGRFRGTEPEPRDGIEPGHIPGTINIPFTDFLTEDGLEKSPEEIRRLFQDKKVDLSLPLVATCGSGVTACHVALGAYLCGKPDVPIYDGSWVEWYMRAQPEDVISEGRGKTH, from the exons TCCGCGCGCTCGTGTCAGCGCAGTGGGTGGCCGAGACACTCCGGGCCCCACCGGCCGCGCAGCCCCTGCGGCTGCTCGATGCCTCTTGGTACCTGGCCAAGCTGGGCCGCGACGCGCGCCGCGAGTTCGAGGAGCGCCACATCCCGGGCGCCGCCTTCTTTGACATCGACCAGTGCAGCGACCGCACGTCGCCCTATGACCACATGCTGCCCAGCGCAGCGCAGTTCTCAGAGTACGTGGGCCGCCTGGGCGTGGGCACCGCCACCCACGTGGTGGTCTACGACGCCAGCGATCAGGGCCTCTACGCGGCGCCGCGCGTCTGGTGGATGTTCCGCGTGTTCGGCCACCGCACCGTATCTCTGCTCGACGGTGGCCTCCGCAACTGGCTGCGCCAGGGCCTCCCGCTGAGCTCGGGCAAGAGCTGTCCGGAACCCGCAGAGTTCCACGCGGTGCTGGACCCGGCCTACATCAAGACGTACGAGGACATTAAGGAGAACATTGAATCCCGGCGCTTCCAGGTGGTGGATGCCCGCGCCGCCGGCCGCTTCCGGGGCACGGAGCCCGAGCCCCGAGACG GCATCGAGCCCGGCCACATCCCTGGCACTATCAACATCCCCTTCACGGACTTCCTGACCGAGGACGGCCTGGAGAAGAGCCCCGAGGAGATCCGCCGCCTCTTCCAGGACAAGAAGGTGgacctgtccctgcccctggtggCCACGTGCGGCTCCGGCGTCACAGCCTGCCATGTGGCCCTGGGGGCCTACCTCTGCGGCAAGCCAGATGTACCCATCTACGACGGCTCCTGGGTGGAGTGGTACATGCGTGCCCAACCCGAGGACGTCATCTCCGAGGGCCGGGGGAAGACCCACTGA
- the KCTD17 gene encoding BTB/POZ domain-containing protein KCTD17 isoform X1, whose amino-acid sequence MQTPGRAMRMEAGEAAPPAGAGGWGKWVRLNVGGTVFLTTRQTLCREQKSFLSRLCQGEELQSDRDETGAYLIDRDPTYFGPILNFLRHGKLVLDKDMAEEGVLEEAEFYNIGPLIRIIKDRMEEKDYTVTQVPPKHVYRVLQCQEEELTQMVSTMSDGWRFEQLVNIGSSYNYGSEDQAEFLCVVSKELYSSPHGLSSESSRKTKSAEEQLEQQQEQEVQVEADTQEKAVTSQRHPDVRPQITSRDLGFRSEILYFCTTGWAPGLRQRKSSPRCQLCLHPGGCHSPLPLGSGRGPAGTSQVLRWALGPLGRAACLWPKCGVVQLCLPGPSVPAPRAPSCMANTPLPPSPVTSPP is encoded by the exons ATGCAGACGCCGGGAAGAGCGATGAGGATGGAGGCCGGTGAGGCAGCGCCGCCGGCGGGGGCGGGCGGCTGGGGCAAGTGGGTGCGGCTCAACGTGGGGGGCACGGTGTTCCTGACCACCAGGCAGACGCTGTGCCGCGAGCAGAAGTCCTTCCTCAGCCGCCTATGCCAGGGGGAAGAGCTGCAGTCCGACCGG GATGAGACGGGGGCCTACCTCATCGACCGTGACCCCACCTACTTTGGGCCCATCCTCAACTTCCTCCGGCATGGCAAGCTGGTGCTAGACAAGGACATGGCCGAGGAGG GGGTCCTGGAGGAAGCGGAATTCTACAACATTGGCCCGCTGATCCGCATCATCAAAGACCGGATGGAGGAAAAGGATTACACTGTCACACAG GTCCCACCCAAGCACGTGTACCGCGTGCTGCAATGCCAGGAGGAGGAGCTGACGCAGATGGTCTCCACCATGTCTGATGGCTGGCGCTTCGAGCAG CTGGTGAACATCGGCTCCTCCTACAACTATGGCAGTGAGGACCAGGCAGAGTTCCTATGTGTGGTGTCCAAGGAGCTCTACAGCTCCCCACACGGGCTGAGCTCCGAGTCCAGCCGCAAAACCAAG AGCGCGGAGGAGCAGctggagcagcagcaggagcaggaggTGCAGGTGGAGGCAGATACGCAGGAGAAAG CTGTTACAAGCCAGAGGCACCCGGATGTGAGGCCCCAGATCACCTCCAGGGACTTGGGGTTCCGTTCTGAAATCCTTTATTTTTGTACCACGGGGTGGGCCCCCGGCCTGAGGCAGAGGAAGAGCTCTCCCCGCTGTCAGCTCTGTCTACACCCTGGGGGATGTCAttcacccctgcctctggggtCTGGGAGGGGGCCCGCGGGGACCTCTCAAGTCCTGAGGTGGGCCCTGGGACCCCTGGGCAGAGCTGCCTGCCTGTGGCCGAAGTGTGGTGTTGTCCAGCTGTGTCTCCCAGGCCCCAGCGTccctgcccccagggcccccagCTGCATGGCGAATACTCCGCTCCCCCCGAGCCCAGTCACGTCACCTCcttga